The following is a genomic window from Deinococcus reticulitermitis.
GCGCTCGACCCCGTGAAGCTCGCGCACGCCGACTCCTTGAAATGGACGCTCTACGGCGAGGGCGTGATTCCGATGTGGGTGGCCGACATGGATTTCCCGGTGGCGCCGCCGATTCTGCGGGCGCTTCAGGAGCGGCTCGAGCATGGGCTCGGCTACCCGCAACTGATGGGTGACCCGCGCCTGATCGAGGCGTTGCGGCGCAAACTCGCGGGGAACGGCCTCACCGACCTGCCCGCCGAGGGCTTCGCCTTCCTGCCCGGCGTGGTGCCGGGGCTGTACATGGCGGTGAACGCCCTGAGCGAGCCGGGACAACCCGTCGCCACCATGACGCCGGTCTACCACCCCTTTCACCTCGCCATCACCGACCTCGGGCGCGAGGTGGCGAGTGCGCCGCTGCGCGCGGGCGCTGACCGCTGGGAGATCGACTGGGACGCCCTTGAAGCGGCGGCCGCGCGCTCGCGCCTGCTGATGCTCTGTCATCCCCACAATCCGACGGGGCGCGTGTGGGACAGCGCCGAACTCACGCGGCTGCGCGACCTCGTGCGCCGGCACGACCTGTTCGTGATCTCCGACGAGCTGCACGCCGACCTGCGCTTTACCGGGCGCCCCTTCGAGTCTTTCGCGGCTGACCCGGCGATGAGGGAACGCACCCTCACCGTGACGGGGCCGTGCAAGGCGTA
Proteins encoded in this region:
- a CDS encoding MalY/PatB family protein, which gives rise to MTEAQRPASPVLPDAFHPDTFYGALDPVKLAHADSLKWTLYGEGVIPMWVADMDFPVAPPILRALQERLEHGLGYPQLMGDPRLIEALRRKLAGNGLTDLPAEGFAFLPGVVPGLYMAVNALSEPGQPVATMTPVYHPFHLAITDLGREVASAPLRAGADRWEIDWDALEAAAARSRLLMLCHPHNPTGRVWDSAELTRLRDLVRRHDLFVISDELHADLRFTGRPFESFAADPAMRERTLTVTGPCKAYNTAGLGIGVLVSHNTDLLKRVKAKAAGLTGHPSALSITMWRAALAEGGPWLTQTVEYLRGNRDLLTQFLTERLPWVKFFPVEATYLAWLDLRAHPRAGDIQAFLLEEARVAVHNGPIFVPEAEKADYQGFIRLNFATSRALLTEALERMARALA